A region from the Gemmatimonadota bacterium genome encodes:
- a CDS encoding site-specific integrase — MARRRASRVYARTRNGLTRFWGDFRDLNGRREPLIAPGERTATTNREVAEALAAERARALRQAAPSSSAVRKDAEAEKAERELLKISHGIREVAELEAYAAHHLYRKAEAGRTVEGWLVQAQGHLERAVEFFGPRRPLHTIQVRDLNDYAALLQRRSNGRGGTLSPGSVRKYLNTLSNLYRRAQAEGAVPLGFNPVAAMLEKPVAVRREARWLEVHDAARLLEAARTQRPATVFRGRGQGGAIGPHPFLYLYALVGTFLLTGGRKAEVLGLEIEDISFARKTVTFRPNRWRRLKTATSARVVPLWPQLEEILRQYFAHRETTDPLRGTLLFPSSRPGAERMLDNVRRGLDQLALRSGLQEGDVRTRIFRHTYCAARLQTLDGGAPVSPFTVSRELGHGGQSLVDRIYGHLGHVRHRAEVVEYSPFRGSQRVPQG; from the coding sequence ATGGCAAGGCGCAGAGCGTCGCGGGTCTACGCCCGCACCCGGAATGGCCTCACCCGCTTCTGGGGGGACTTCCGCGACCTGAACGGGCGTCGGGAGCCGCTGATCGCCCCCGGCGAGCGGACCGCAACCACCAACCGCGAGGTTGCGGAGGCCCTCGCGGCGGAACGCGCGCGGGCCCTCCGACAGGCGGCCCCCTCCTCCTCCGCCGTCCGGAAGGATGCCGAGGCAGAGAAGGCGGAGCGCGAGCTCCTGAAGATCAGTCACGGGATCCGGGAGGTCGCCGAGCTCGAGGCCTACGCCGCCCACCACCTCTACCGGAAGGCCGAGGCGGGACGGACCGTGGAGGGTTGGTTGGTCCAGGCCCAGGGACACCTCGAGCGCGCCGTCGAGTTCTTCGGCCCCCGCCGCCCGCTCCACACCATCCAGGTACGCGACCTGAACGACTACGCTGCCCTGCTTCAGCGGCGATCCAACGGTCGCGGCGGGACGCTGTCGCCCGGATCGGTGCGGAAGTACCTGAATACCCTCAGCAACCTCTACCGACGTGCACAGGCGGAGGGAGCGGTCCCGCTCGGGTTCAACCCGGTTGCGGCGATGCTCGAGAAACCAGTGGCCGTGCGGCGGGAGGCACGCTGGCTGGAGGTGCACGACGCGGCTCGGCTCCTCGAAGCGGCGCGCACCCAGCGGCCGGCGACGGTCTTTCGAGGCAGGGGCCAGGGCGGTGCGATCGGGCCTCACCCATTCCTGTACCTCTACGCGCTGGTCGGGACCTTCCTCCTCACCGGGGGCAGGAAGGCGGAGGTCCTGGGCCTCGAGATCGAGGACATCTCGTTCGCACGGAAAACCGTCACGTTCCGGCCGAACCGTTGGCGGCGGCTGAAGACGGCCACCTCTGCCCGGGTGGTGCCCCTGTGGCCTCAGCTCGAGGAGATCCTGCGCCAGTACTTCGCGCACCGTGAGACGACGGATCCACTGAGAGGCACGCTACTCTTCCCGTCTTCGCGCCCCGGCGCGGAGCGCATGCTCGACAACGTGCGGAGGGGGCTGGATCAGTTGGCGCTGCGTTCCGGCCTTCAGGAAGGCGACGTTCGGACGCGGATCTTCAGACACACTTACTGCGCTGCTCGACTGCAAACGCTGGACGGGGGGGCTCCAGTCTCGCCCTTCACCGTCTCACGCGAGCTGGGGCATGGCGGGCAATCCCTGGTCGATCGGATCTACGGCCACCTTGGGCACGTCCGGCACCGCGCCGAGGTCGTCGAATACTCCCCGTTTCGTGGGAGTCAGCGCGTACCCCAAGGCTGA
- a CDS encoding DUF1778 domain-containing protein, which translates to MARRHGQLVAARFTAGEKAVIELAARIAGVPVSTFIRSVALPAAEKRIRDALDAGIDIEPRPVR; encoded by the coding sequence GTGGCAAGACGGCACGGACAGCTTGTCGCGGCGCGCTTCACGGCAGGAGAGAAGGCCGTCATCGAGCTCGCGGCCCGGATCGCCGGGGTACCGGTCAGCACGTTCATTCGGTCGGTCGCCTTGCCTGCTGCGGAGAAGCGGATCCGCGATGCTCTCGACGCAGGGATCGACATCGAGCCGAGGCCGGTCCGGTGA
- a CDS encoding AAA family ATPase — translation MSSRGQLELEAAVLGAFLSFGADELSIGPADVDARIFTSSHHLVVLSALRRMADRGSRIDVVGLLAQLAEEGQLEAAGGAACLAGLLDIVPTPLHLADHLAALRRRAQRRRVQDLLRECLSGIEEAEEPLEDVVHGIETGLASLHLDTGGAAILSLAEILEDPDVLSAPTPVVPNLAWEGRVTLLAAREKDGKSTLAGAAAAAKSGGHRFLGSPLAPGVVLYLGLEEHVGDFARRMVQFGADPKRVHLRQLVTSPLADLRASVRAVAPALVVLDTLAAFTESLDLDSGSAAAWTPIMTGIARVARESGAAVVLVHHGRKGGDGYRDSTAIGAGVDAILTLTTDQQLPPSHRVLTSKGRMDLRPRLTIELVEGEDGEPSYFRLAESELSLDARIVAFLEHNPESSQNAVREGVRAKNTEVGAAIRRLMAEGVVTDSGEVHRGRRLSVCRAAGPTAESDGNHNGTGLGKHLIPDDSRSPARLITTPGSEERQVSAGNHSGIKVGTTSVEPIPGVLPGGAPVGGPLEAAGDTAARHALEILDDE, via the coding sequence ATGAGCTCGCGCGGTCAGCTTGAACTCGAAGCCGCAGTGCTCGGTGCCTTCCTGTCATTCGGCGCCGATGAGCTTTCGATCGGTCCAGCGGATGTGGACGCCAGGATCTTCACTTCGTCACACCACCTGGTGGTGCTATCGGCTCTGCGGAGGATGGCCGACCGCGGAAGCCGGATCGATGTGGTGGGTCTGCTCGCCCAACTCGCGGAGGAGGGCCAACTCGAGGCGGCGGGTGGTGCCGCATGCCTCGCCGGCCTCTTGGACATCGTGCCAACGCCCCTTCACCTCGCTGACCACCTCGCAGCCCTCAGGCGCCGGGCGCAACGGCGGAGGGTGCAGGACCTGCTCCGGGAGTGTCTCTCAGGGATCGAGGAAGCCGAGGAGCCGCTTGAGGACGTCGTGCACGGTATCGAGACCGGCCTGGCCTCGCTGCACCTCGACACCGGGGGGGCGGCGATCCTCAGTCTTGCCGAGATCCTGGAGGACCCCGACGTCCTTTCCGCTCCGACTCCCGTGGTGCCGAACCTGGCATGGGAAGGGCGCGTCACGCTTCTGGCAGCGCGCGAGAAGGACGGCAAGTCGACTCTGGCTGGGGCTGCGGCGGCGGCCAAGAGCGGAGGTCATCGCTTTCTCGGCTCCCCGCTCGCTCCCGGAGTGGTCCTGTACTTGGGGCTGGAGGAGCACGTAGGGGACTTCGCACGACGGATGGTCCAGTTCGGAGCCGACCCTAAGCGCGTGCACCTGCGTCAGTTGGTCACGTCCCCGCTGGCGGACCTCCGTGCTTCGGTGCGCGCAGTTGCCCCGGCCCTCGTGGTCCTCGACACGCTCGCGGCCTTTACGGAGTCTCTGGACCTCGATTCGGGATCCGCGGCGGCCTGGACCCCGATCATGACGGGCATCGCCCGGGTTGCGCGGGAGAGCGGCGCAGCCGTGGTGCTCGTCCACCATGGTCGAAAGGGCGGTGACGGATACCGAGACAGCACCGCAATCGGTGCCGGCGTCGATGCGATCCTGACTCTCACCACGGACCAGCAACTCCCTCCGTCGCACCGAGTGCTGACGTCGAAGGGCCGAATGGACTTGCGGCCGCGTTTGACGATTGAGCTCGTCGAGGGGGAGGACGGCGAGCCGTCCTACTTCCGGCTCGCGGAATCGGAGCTCTCCCTGGATGCGCGTATCGTCGCGTTCTTGGAGCACAATCCCGAAAGCAGCCAGAACGCCGTGCGCGAGGGGGTGAGGGCGAAGAACACGGAGGTGGGCGCCGCCATCCGGAGACTCATGGCGGAGGGAGTAGTCACCGACTCAGGAGAGGTGCACCGTGGCCGTAGGCTCAGTGTCTGTCGAGCGGCGGGACCCACCGCGGAATCAGATGGGAACCACAATGGAACCGGTCTCGGGAAGCACCTGATTCCCGACGATTCCCGATCACCGGCGCGGCTGATCACTACACCGGGCTCCGAGGAGCGGCAGGTATCAGCGGGGAACCACTCGGGAATCAAGGTGGGAACCACTTCCGTCGAACCGATTCCCGGGGTGCTTCCCGGGGGGGCCCCAGTAGGGGGGCCCCTGGAAGCAGCGGGCGACACGGCCGCACGACATGCGTTGGAGATCCTCGACGATGAATGA